The following coding sequences are from one Candidatus Nitrosopumilus sp. SW window:
- a CDS encoding sensor histidine kinase has product MSQSQLKTNDHRSLTFVLIALVGITLIYQLRPFLDDAQFAWISVPSYSIIPGTLVVFATVLAIKLKRMNHYQAKAYFLFAIGVACWFVAEQLWAAYDHVWEGEPFPSEADAFYIAAYPFLFAFLMISLKPARKSISKNVLFFAIALSAAFLIPSFSITFSDMEGELPFDTAVALAYPIASSVLLVPAIIGIMFLFKLETNYSWMLMLFGFISYIIADTFFLFVIVDGSYYDGHPTDLVYLYSFLLFIFSLSNRLKSINEKTDSRQTIFYSEKIKFETIGKFGVPLTLVIVSMVVIISMIHSVYFEDEETFSLQNFMLGIVALLGVFIVLIVTINKNLTKLVHMRTEELQEQKNNLENLVEEKTHELLKQERLSAIGELSGRLAHDLRNPLSVMKMSVDLLAQQPADKKISDPDVVKRIDLIDKSITRISHQVDDVLGYVRNSPLKLSTLSVHDLLKTSIDKINVPSNVEIIISDKDTSINCDPVKIDAVFINLIVNSIQAMPDSGGQININISENKDNVKLEFSDSGDGIPEHIIDKIFEPLFTTKQKGTGLGLASCKNIIEQHQGIISVKNNPTTFTIEMPKLLTQEVKIETP; this is encoded by the coding sequence ATGAGTCAATCACAATTAAAAACTAATGACCATAGATCATTAACCTTTGTATTAATTGCTCTAGTTGGGATTACTCTAATCTATCAATTAAGACCATTTCTTGATGATGCTCAATTTGCATGGATTTCTGTTCCATCTTATTCTATAATCCCTGGAACTTTGGTAGTTTTTGCAACTGTTCTTGCAATCAAACTAAAAAGAATGAATCATTATCAAGCTAAAGCATATTTTCTATTTGCAATTGGAGTTGCATGTTGGTTTGTTGCAGAACAACTTTGGGCAGCATATGACCATGTTTGGGAAGGTGAACCATTTCCATCAGAAGCTGATGCATTTTACATTGCAGCATATCCTTTCCTATTTGCATTTTTAATGATTAGTCTAAAACCTGCTAGAAAATCAATCTCTAAAAATGTCCTATTCTTTGCAATAGCACTATCTGCAGCATTTTTGATCCCTTCATTTTCAATTACTTTCTCCGATATGGAAGGTGAATTACCTTTTGATACAGCAGTTGCTTTGGCATATCCTATTGCTAGCTCTGTTTTGTTAGTTCCTGCGATTATTGGAATCATGTTCCTCTTCAAACTAGAGACGAATTATTCTTGGATGTTGATGTTGTTTGGATTTATCTCGTACATTATAGCTGATACTTTCTTCTTGTTTGTGATAGTTGATGGTAGTTACTATGATGGCCATCCAACCGATCTTGTGTATCTATACAGTTTTCTTTTGTTCATATTTTCATTATCTAATAGGCTAAAGTCCATTAATGAAAAAACAGATAGTAGGCAGACAATATTTTATTCTGAAAAAATTAAATTTGAAACTATTGGAAAATTCGGAGTCCCACTAACACTAGTAATTGTGTCTATGGTCGTTATCATCTCCATGATTCATTCTGTATATTTTGAAGATGAAGAAACATTTTCCCTGCAAAACTTTATGCTTGGAATCGTTGCGTTGTTGGGTGTCTTTATTGTATTAATTGTAACAATTAACAAAAATCTTACAAAACTTGTTCATATGCGTACTGAAGAACTTCAAGAACAAAAAAACAATCTAGAAAACCTTGTTGAAGAAAAAACACATGAATTACTAAAACAAGAACGCCTCTCTGCAATTGGTGAATTATCTGGACGCCTTGCACATGATCTTAGAAATCCTCTATCTGTAATGAAAATGTCTGTAGATTTGTTGGCCCAACAACCTGCCGATAAAAAAATCTCTGATCCTGATGTCGTTAAACGAATTGATTTAATTGATAAAAGCATCACTAGAATTTCTCACCAAGTTGATGATGTCTTGGGATATGTTCGAAACTCTCCTTTGAAATTATCTACTCTTTCAGTTCATGACCTTCTAAAAACTTCTATAGACAAAATTAACGTACCATCTAATGTTGAAATCATTATTTCTGATAAAGATACAAGCATCAATTGCGATCCTGTAAAAATTGATGCTGTTTTCATTAATCTCATAGTAAATTCAATTCAAGCAATGCCTGATAGTGGTGGTCAAATTAACATAAACATAAGTGAAAACAAAGATAATGTAAAATTAGAATTCTCCGATTCGGGTGATGGAATTCCTGAACATATTATTGATAAAATCTTTGAACCTCTATTTACTACTAAACAAAAAGGTACTGGCTTAGGTTTGGCAAGTTGTAAAAATATTATTGAACAGCATCAGGGAATTATTTCTGTAAAGAACAATCCAACTACCTTTACTATAGAGATGCCAAAATTACTTACTCAAGAAGTAAAAATTGAAACTCCATAA
- a CDS encoding response regulator codes for MKKTILVVEDDDDLLMIYKEILELNKFDVHTAVNGQEGVEKFKEVQPSLVIMDGDMPVLDGYEAFNQIKKLDNNANVVIVTGMAEYEKKNQEAIKRGLIKVITKPLGIDQLVDLARKYSEIKLEK; via the coding sequence ATGAAAAAAACTATTCTAGTAGTTGAAGATGACGATGATCTTCTCATGATTTACAAAGAAATTTTGGAATTGAACAAATTTGATGTACATACCGCAGTAAATGGACAAGAAGGGGTAGAAAAATTCAAAGAAGTACAACCCTCTCTTGTAATAATGGATGGAGATATGCCAGTCTTAGATGGATATGAGGCCTTTAATCAAATTAAAAAATTAGACAATAACGCAAATGTTGTAATAGTTACTGGAATGGCAGAATATGAAAAAAAGAATCAAGAAGCAATCAAAAGAGGATTAATCAAAGTTATTACAAAACCATTAGGAATAGACCAGCTTGTTGATTTGGCACGGAAATATTCTGAAATAAAATTAGAAAAATAA